In Haliotis asinina isolate JCU_RB_2024 chromosome 16, JCU_Hal_asi_v2, whole genome shotgun sequence, the following are encoded in one genomic region:
- the LOC137268897 gene encoding integumentary mucin C.1-like: MLNVSRSGERTRELFRTMSGFALAVAVLACTVSTCKTETTTQMVTTTETVSSTKAPAKSTSPTETETTTQLLTTTETVTTTKAPAKVALRTRCAYNDFLTKTTRMSGDTPATSCQDAPGFVSINTEIPGVDPQPICSAVLISADTVLTSDFCIAQLAAIPEAFTVAVNDFTGSRVATISGRTGTDGKLTLDVPVTFDGASCLLPACIADDTMELDMTSCTMFGAGLIDGEASKFQGTKSAPISIVGICADNTNMCSDSTTATTCNGDAGGPLICPDRRGQLITAGLVADMPPGCSGPPEFISLLPDTYN, from the exons ATGCTCAACGTTTCCAGAAGTGGTGAAAGGACGAGAGAACTTTTCAGAACGATGTCAGGTTTTGCTCTCGCTGTGGCTGTTCTTGCCTGCACAGTCAGTACATGCA AAACAGAGACGACAACGCAAATGGTAACAACTACAGAGACGGTATCGTCAACCAAGGCGCCAGCAAAATCTACCTCTCCAACAG AAACAGAGACGACAACGCAACTGCTAACAACAACAGAGACGGTAACGACAACCAAGGCGCCAGCAAAAGTTGCCCTCCGAACAA GGTGTGCCTACAATGACTTCTTGACAAAAACAACACGGATGTCAGGTGACACCCCAGCAACATCATGCCAAGACGCACCGGGATTTGTCAGTATCAACACTGAAATTCCCGGCGTTGATCCTCAGCCAATCTGTTCTGCTGTCTTAATCTCTGCCGACACCGTCCTCACTTCCGACTTCTGTATTGCACAGCTGGCTGCGATTCCAGA AGCCTTCACTGTTGCTGTCAATGACTTTACCGGCAGTCGGGTGGCCACAATTTCTGGAAGGACAGGAACTG ACGGTAAGCTTACTCTTGACGTTCCCGTGACCTTTGACGGAGCCAGTTGCCTGTTGCCTGCTTGTATTGCTGACGACACTATGGAGCTTGACATGACATCCTGCACAATGTTCGGCGCTGGACTCATTGATG GAGAAGCTTCAAAGTTTCAAGGGACCAAGTCAGCTCCCATCTCCATCGTGGGAATCTGTGCTGACAACACCAACATGTGCAGCGACTCTACAACAGCTACAACATGCAAT GGCGATGCAGGAGGCCCACTGATATGCCCTGACCGGAGAGGTCAGCTGATTACAGCGGGACTTGTGGCCGATATGCCGCCAGGATGTTCCGGCCCTCCAGAGTTCATCAGTCTCTTGCCTGATACATATAACTAA